The Campylobacter sp. CN_NE2 region TTCCGCAAAACTTCACAGGCGGTCATATCTCAGCTTCTATTTTCCGCCCTGCAACGCCTACAAATGCGCCTTTACGAACATTTGCAAATTTAGCAGTAAAAGTCGATAACTCATCTCATAAATCCCCTATTTCGCTATTTCACGATAAATCAAGCAAAAACGGCGAAACAACAAAGATAATAGTAAGCGCAGAACCAAACTCAAAAGTTGTTTTATTTGCCGCGGATATGGGAATTTTAAATATCATCAACCAGCAAGAACTAGACGCTTTTAAGGCTTTTGATACGCCGATTTATTTTGCAATGCGATATTATGATATTTACAATGATTTAAGCACATATTTTACTAATGCCGATGAGCTTAAATTCGGCGGCGATATGGTTATGGCAAATTTCGCTGCCATGAAGCGAGATGCAAGTCCTGTGCAAAAACGCAAGGAACGCTCTTTTGTCATTATGAAAAGCGGAAAAACAAACGAACAAGGAACGGCTGAATTTGAACTAAAATTCCCAAGCAATTTTAATTCAAAAGTTAGAATTTCAGCCCTAAGTGTCGATGATAACACGATAAATTCTACAAATTCATATATCGACATAAAAGACGAAGTGGTTATAAAACCTTCCGAGCTTACATATTTGGTTAAAAATGATAAGATTGATTTTTCTTTAACGCTTATGAATACGACAAATTCGGATAAAAATTTAACGCTAAAAATTGAAAATTCGCCAAATTTAAACCTTGGAGAATTTAATAAAAATATAAACCTTAAAGCTCTTTCAAATTCGCATGAAAAATTCAGCCTAAATGCGCGTGATTTAGGAAATGCGAGTTTAAATTTTATAGTCCAAGATAAAGATAAAATCTATAAAAACAAACTCAAATTTAGCGTTATTTCGCAATTCCCTGCAAGTAAATTTTTCAAATCAGGCTTTGCAAAGTCAAAAATAGATTTAAATCTAGGCGATGAAAGCTATAAAAACGCCTTTGTAAATGTTTCGGCAACGCCAAATGCAATCTCTTTTGTGCATGATTTAAACTCATATCCGTATGGTTGCACCGAGCAAATCACTTCAAAAATGGTCGCGCTAAATCATCTTTATCAAAGAGATAAAAACGCCACAACGCTAGATAAAATCAAAGATAACGCAAGGGTAGTTATTTCTCGTCTTAAAAATGACGGCAGTTTTGGCTACTGGTCGGCTTACGGGCATACAAACGAGTATGCTTCGGTTTATGCAGCTGATATTTTGCTAGAATTTGATGAAAAATATAATTTCATCGGCGAAAATCAACGCAAACTGATATTTAGATATTTGAAAACAAATTTCAAAAATAACTTTTTAAAAACCTATGCAAATTTTATTTTAAATCGCCACAAACAGCTACCGGTAAGCGAGATAAATTTTATGTTTGATAACCTTATTTACGATGTAAGTTTGCATAGTCGCTATATGATGGCGCACATTTTAAAAACAAATAATATGCAAAAAGAATTTGATATTGTTTTGCAAAAAATAAATTCGCAATTAAACGATATTGGTAAATTTGATGATGTTGTTTTTGATAGCAGTTATAGAAATATCGCTTTTGCGCTTTTTGTCCATGCCTTGACATTAGAGCCAAACCAAAATTCGCTAAGTTTTATAGACTATTTAACAAATAATTTTGAAAATATCAAAAGCACGCAAGAAAGAGCTTTTATAGTCAGAGCTTTTGATGAATATTTTAAAAATGGCGATACAAAGGCGAATTTTGCACTTGAATTTGACGGAAAAATAGATGAATTCAGTGCTCAAATTTCAAGGCAATTTGCTCTTGAAAATCCTCAAATTTCGATTATGCCAAAAGATGAAAAAGGCGTATTTTATTCACTTTTATCATTTGGTTATGAAAAAGTGCCTTTAAAACACAAGGATTTCGATCCTAGCGAATTTGATAAACCTTTTGCAAAATTTAATCCCGAGCTTAAAATTTTTAGAGAATTCACCGATACGAACGGCAAAAAAGTAGATCTAAATAGCCTAAAAGTCGGCGATAGAATTTTTTCTAAAATTAAGGTTTATTCGAATTTTTGGGTGAGAAATTTAGCTATCGATGAAGCCGTTAGTAGCTGTTTTGAAACGGTAAATGAAAGACTTTATCCTAGCACTCGCACAAAATTTACGCAAGATAAAGCCAAATTTAACCACAAAGAATATCTTTTCGATAGAGTGCTTTATTTTCCAAATGATTTTACGCGCGAGATTACCATTTTTACGCCGCTAAATGTCGTCATAAGCGGCGAATGCTCGCTTCCTGCTGTAAAAGCCGAATATATGCAAGATGAAAGCTTAAACGACTACGACCTAGAAATGCTTAAATTTAAGGTTAGCGAGTGAAAAAATTTATAAATTTTGGCGAAATAAATTTTCGCCAAAATTCACTTTAAAATATCCGTAAATTCAGCTTTAATCAACTCTTTATACAAATTTTGATAAAATCGCCGAATTTATTATGAATTCACAAATTTAAAAGGCGAAAACATGGCAGATTTTTACAATCCAAAAGAAGTTGAAGAAAAATTTTATAAAATTTGGGAAGAGCGCGGTTATTTCGAGATCGACGGCAACAAAAATATCCAAGAAAAAGGCAAAACATTTTGCATTATGATGCCCCCGCCAAATGTAACGGGCGTTTTGCACATAGGACACTCGCTGACTTGCACACTCCAAGACATTATGACGCGCTATAAACGCATGGACGGATACAAAGCGCTGTATCAACCAGGACTCGATCACGCAGGAATCGCCACTCAAAATGTCGTCGAACGCGAACTTTTAGCCAAAGGCATAAAAAAAGAAGAAATCGGCAGGGAAGAGTTTTTAAAACATGTTTGGAAATGGAAAGAGCAAAGCGGCGGCACGATAGTTCGCCAAATCCGCCGCCTTGGCGTGGGTCCAGCGTGGAGTAGAGAGAGATTTACCATGGACGACGGGCTTAAAAACGCCGTGCGAAAAGCCTTTGTAAATTTATACGAAAAGGGCTTAATCGTGCGAGGCAATTATATGGTGAATTGGTGCACTCACGACGGCGCACTTAGCGATGTGGAAGTCGAACACAAGGCAAATAAGGGCAAACTTTATTATGTGCGATACTATTTAGACAGCGAAAAAGATAAATTTATCGTAGTGGCGACTACTAGACCTGAAACATATTTCGGCGATACCGCAGTAATGGTAAATCCAAACGACGAACGCTTCAAACACCTAATCGGCAAGTTCGTAAATTTACCGATAATAAACCGCAAAATTCAAATCATCGCCGACGAGCATGTCGATATGGCATTTGGAACAGGCTGCGTAAAAGTTACCCCAGCGCATGATCAAAACGACTACGAAGTCGGCAATCGCCACGATTTGGAATTTATCACAATCTTTGACGAAAAGGGTATTTTAAACGAATATTGTGGCGAATTTAAAGGACTTGAACGCCTTGAAGCCAGAGATAAAATCGTCGCAAAGCTTGATGAGCTAGGCTTTATCGAAAAAATCGAAGATTACGAAAATCAAGTTGGGTATTGCTACCGCTGTAAAAATGTCGTCGAGCCCTATATCTCAAAGCAATGGTTTGTCAAATCAGACATCGCTAAAAACGCCATAAAAATGGTAAATGACGGTGGGGCTGAGTTTTTCCCAGCGCACTGGATAAATAGCTTTAATGCGTGGATGAGAGAGCTAAAAGACTGGTGCATTAGCCGTCAGCTTTGGTGGGGACACCGAATTCCTGTGTTTTACTGCGAGTGCGGACATGAGTGGGCGGACGAAAATGAAAGCCCAAGCAAATGCCCAAAATGCGGTAGTTCGAAATTCACGCAAGACCCAGATGTCCTTGATACTTGGTTTTCTAGCGGCTTGTGGCCGATTTCGACACTTGGCTGGGGCAACGGCGACGCGCTAAAAGATGAAAAATGGCATGAGAGCGATTTGGAAGAGTTTTACCCAAATACTATGCTGATTACGGGCTTTGACATACTTTTCTTTTGGGTTGCAAGAATGTTTTTCCAATGCGAAAATGCTACTGCCAAATTGCCATTTCACGATGTCTATCTCCACGCCCTAGTTAAGGACAAAGACGGCAAAAAAATGAGTAAATCAAGCAAAAATATCGTCGATCCGCTCGATAAAATCGATGAGTATTCAGCCGACATTTTGCGATTTACCCTGACCGTTTTATGCGTGCAGGGTCGCGACCTACGCCTAAGCGATGATAAGCTTTTGATTTATAGAAATTTTGTAAATAAGCTTTATAACGCAAGTAAATTTTTGCTTTTAAATTCGGCTAAATTCGGTGATTTGGACGAAAATTTGGTTCAAACGAAGCTTGGAGAGTATATGCTAAGCCGTTTTAAGGCGTGTGTAAATTCGATCAGGGCAAATCTCGACGCATACCGCTTCAACGACGCTGCGACTGATTTGTATAAATTTTTCTGGGACGAATTTTGCGACTGGGGGATTGAGCTAAGTAAAGCAAACAAGGCTGCAATCCCTGAGCTTGGTATGATTTTTAAAGAAGCTTTGAAGCTTTTAAGCCCATTTATGCCGTTTATCAGCGAGTATCTTTACCATGAGCTTAGCGGCACTTCGTTGGAGAGCGGAGAATCCGTAACCATGATGAGATACCCAAAAACTTCGGCACAAAACGAAGGGATCGAAAAGCTTTTTGAGCGCGTGATTGAAGCGATTGTGAGCATTCGTCGTGCAAAAGCGACGATTGATTTAGGAAATGCCAAAATCGCAAAGGCTTTTGTGCTAAGCTCATTTGATTTAAGCGAGGCGAAAGATTATATCAAAACTCTTGCCAAATGCGATGAAATTGAGTTTGTAAGCGCCCCTGTGGCAAATGCCGTGCGTGATGTGAGTGCGAATTTAGAAAGCTTTGTCGCGCTTGAAGGCGTGGATTTAAACCCTATCATAAATCGCTTGAATTCGCAAAAAACAAAGCTTGAAAAAGAGATTAGCAAACTAGAAAATATGCTAGGAAATGAGAAATTTATGGCCTCAGCCCCAGCTAGCGTCATCGAAACCAATCGCAACGGCTTAGCAAACGCAAAAGAGCAATTTAGTAAAGTTTGCGGGGAACTCGCAAATTTGGGAGTGAAAAATTAAAAGGAGTGTCAAAATGGTGGAATATTTGAAAATAGAAAATTTTAAAAGTATGAAAGAGCTTGAAATCAGTGGTTTATCTCATATAAATATATTTGTCGGCAAAGCAAATACTGGTAAAACAAGTGTTTTAGAGGCGTTAAGTCTCTTATATGAAAGACCAAAAAATTATGCTTTTGACA contains the following coding sequences:
- a CDS encoding valine--tRNA ligase; protein product: MADFYNPKEVEEKFYKIWEERGYFEIDGNKNIQEKGKTFCIMMPPPNVTGVLHIGHSLTCTLQDIMTRYKRMDGYKALYQPGLDHAGIATQNVVERELLAKGIKKEEIGREEFLKHVWKWKEQSGGTIVRQIRRLGVGPAWSRERFTMDDGLKNAVRKAFVNLYEKGLIVRGNYMVNWCTHDGALSDVEVEHKANKGKLYYVRYYLDSEKDKFIVVATTRPETYFGDTAVMVNPNDERFKHLIGKFVNLPIINRKIQIIADEHVDMAFGTGCVKVTPAHDQNDYEVGNRHDLEFITIFDEKGILNEYCGEFKGLERLEARDKIVAKLDELGFIEKIEDYENQVGYCYRCKNVVEPYISKQWFVKSDIAKNAIKMVNDGGAEFFPAHWINSFNAWMRELKDWCISRQLWWGHRIPVFYCECGHEWADENESPSKCPKCGSSKFTQDPDVLDTWFSSGLWPISTLGWGNGDALKDEKWHESDLEEFYPNTMLITGFDILFFWVARMFFQCENATAKLPFHDVYLHALVKDKDGKKMSKSSKNIVDPLDKIDEYSADILRFTLTVLCVQGRDLRLSDDKLLIYRNFVNKLYNASKFLLLNSAKFGDLDENLVQTKLGEYMLSRFKACVNSIRANLDAYRFNDAATDLYKFFWDEFCDWGIELSKANKAAIPELGMIFKEALKLLSPFMPFISEYLYHELSGTSLESGESVTMMRYPKTSAQNEGIEKLFERVIEAIVSIRRAKATIDLGNAKIAKAFVLSSFDLSEAKDYIKTLAKCDEIEFVSAPVANAVRDVSANLESFVALEGVDLNPIINRLNSQKTKLEKEISKLENMLGNEKFMASAPASVIETNRNGLANAKEQFSKVCGELANLGVKN